In the Phycisphaerales bacterium genome, TTGATCCCAGTGAAAAAGAAGCGCCACTGCTTTGTTGCCTGCAATCTCGCTGCCTTTTTGGCTGTTGCTATTTGTAAAAAATACCGCTCCACGCTCATCAAAGTCTTTCAATAAGACAATTCGACTGCTTGGCTGTCCATGCGAATCAACCGTAGAGAGTGCCATCGCAAGTGGATTTGGTAAGTCGATCTCGGTCGCTTGCGCAAACCACTCGCGACACCAATCAAATGGCGTAGTAGGTGGATGGTCAAAGTCATATTCCATGTTGTCCGGTCCGCCAATATATTTGCTTATTTTGCAGGTGGAAGCGTATCTACTTTCGCAGATTGCGCTGCGCGATACTCACACCATGCCGTTTTTACTGTGTCGTCACTGAGTGCCAAAATAGAGGCGGCGAAAAGGGCTGCATTAATCGCCCCAGCACCACCAATAGCAAAGGTGGCTACTGGCACACCCTTGGGCATTTGTGCCATCGATAGAAGTGAGTCCAGTCCATCGAGTGACCACCCCTGCATCGGACATGCAAGGACTGGAAGCGCTGTCATAGATGCAACCACCCCTGCAAGATGAGCCGCTCCCCCAGCTGCACAGATAAAGACCTCCACTCCTCGCTCAGTGGCTTCCTCGATATAGTCCGCCAAACGGTCAGGTTGACGGTGGGCAGAAATGACATTGCACTCATGGGCCACACTCAGCTTATTGAGCGTTGAGGACGTCTTCTCCATGGTCGGCCAATCTGAGGCA is a window encoding:
- the purE gene encoding 5-(carboxyamino)imidazole ribonucleotide mutase, with amino-acid sequence MSEQYTKVDGARIGVLMGSASDWPTMEKTSSTLNKLSVAHECNVISAHRQPDRLADYIEEATERGVEVFICAAGGAAHLAGVVASMTALPVLACPMQGWSLDGLDSLLSMAQMPKGVPVATFAIGGAGAINAALFAASILALSDDTVKTAWCEYRAAQSAKVDTLPPAK